A genomic window from Ischnura elegans chromosome 10, ioIscEleg1.1, whole genome shotgun sequence includes:
- the LOC124167100 gene encoding uncharacterized protein LOC124167100, with translation MDIGANLEGDAPQTINVDIDVIADDIGDMINEVTVQSTSEKQLQHQLEEALPCTSTLSYERSHQRDKKKLGDIEAHLRSADSSQLKVLQAISDSLTSLTQGQAALLDLERQRMEKDEADRVQRREFEKEVLRLEGERLRRHSEIVSALKDLVSTQSQLVEGHGSVQVMVFPLEEV, from the exons ATGGATATTGGTGCAAACTTGGAAGGTGATGCACCACAAACA ATTAATGTTGACATAGACGTCATTGCTGATGATATTGGGGATATGATTAACGAG GTTACTGTGCAAAGTACTTCTGAAAAGCAGCTGCAGCATCAGTTGGAAGAGGCACTGCCTTGTACATCCACATTAAGTTATGAAC GCAGTCaccagagagataaaaaaaagttaGGGGATATTGAGGCACATCTTCGCAGTGCCGACTCTTCCCAACTTAAGGTGTTACAG GCCATTTCTGATAGCCTCACCAGTCTCACCCAGGGACAGGCAGCATTGCTTGACCTGGAGAGGCAGCGAATGGAAAAGGATGAAGCGGACAGAGTGCAACGAAGGGAGTTTGAGAAGGAGGTCCTGAGGCTTGAGGGTGAACGCTTACGGAGGCATTCAGAAATAGTATCCGCTCTGAAGGATTTAGTAAGTACTCAAAGCCAGTTAGTGGAAGGCCATGGGAGTGTACAGGTAATGGTGTTTCCCTTGGAGGAAGTCTAG
- the LOC124166483 gene encoding putative nuclease HARBI1 codes for MTCDDRMVITNVVTYPGSVHDQFIWNFCQLKNIMRNTDGGYFLLGDSGYALEPWLITPLPQAEEGTPEYRFTMAHCHTRNKIERVFGVLKARWRCLLKDRTLHYTPEKASKIIVCCAILHNIMMHHRIPLPENEVYEDLQDNGHRGDIFGGDQLTIARRRQMNIIQRYFTI; via the exons ATG ACGTGTGATGATAGAATGGTAATAACTAATGTGGTCACATACCCTGGGTCCGTACACGACCAATTTATATGGAACTTCTGCCAATTAAAGAACATAATGAGAAACActgatggaggatattttttgctAG GAGATTCTGGGTATGCATTGGAGCCATGGTTGATCACTCCACTGCCCCAAGCTGAGGAGGGAACTCCGGAATACAGATTCACCATGGCCCACTGCCATACaaggaataaaatagaaagggTGTTCGGAGTTTTAAAAGCAAGGTGGAGATGCCTATTGAAAGACCGAACTTTGCACTACACCCCAGAGAAGGCATCCAAGATTATTGTTTGTTGTGcaatactgcacaacataatGATGCACCATCG AATTCCACTGCCAGAAAATGAAGTCTATGAAGATTTACAAGATAATGGCCATAGGGGAGACATATTTGGGGGAGATCAACTCACCATAGCAAGGAGGAGGCAGATGAATATCATCCAACGTTATTTCaccatataa